One Halobaculum sp. CBA1158 DNA segment encodes these proteins:
- a CDS encoding NusA-like transcription termination signal-binding factor, with amino-acid sequence MRVEITDEARRYIGTFDDLVGVAPLDCLVFDGGDRLVFLLPAGEMSEAIGPGGRTVDRVEDRLGASVELVEDADTPEAFVANALAPAAVRGVTVSDQGDTVAYVEVIDADRGVAIGTDGRNIETARTLAERHFDIDDVQLA; translated from the coding sequence GTGCGCGTCGAGATCACCGACGAGGCGCGCCGGTACATCGGCACGTTCGACGACCTCGTCGGCGTCGCGCCGCTGGACTGCCTCGTGTTCGACGGCGGCGACCGCCTCGTGTTCCTCCTCCCGGCGGGGGAGATGAGCGAGGCGATCGGTCCCGGCGGCCGCACCGTCGACCGCGTCGAGGACCGCCTCGGCGCGAGCGTCGAACTGGTCGAGGACGCCGACACGCCCGAGGCGTTCGTCGCGAACGCGCTCGCGCCGGCGGCAGTGCGGGGCGTGACGGTGAGCGATCAGGGCGATACCGTCGCGTACGTCGAGGTGATCGACGCCGACCGCGGCGTCGCCATCGGCACCGACGGACGCAACATCGAGACGGCGCGAACGCTGGCCGAGCGCCACTTCGACATCGACGACGTGCAGTTAGCCTGA
- a CDS encoding zinc ribbon-containing protein yields the protein MPPASVLTCDGCGFEEPTGSDAWDHVSDPTLGRLTRCPECGSTNVHNRG from the coding sequence ATGCCGCCCGCGAGCGTACTCACCTGCGACGGCTGCGGCTTCGAGGAACCGACGGGGAGCGACGCGTGGGACCACGTCTCCGACCCGACGCTCGGCAGGCTCACGCGCTGTCCGGAGTGCGGGAGCACGAACGTCCACAACCGCGGCTAG
- a CDS encoding class II aldolase/adducin family protein, with translation MSDAAPDVLADAREAVVEYAPELARLTPGRTGNLSVRDGDRFAVTPTGVAYDAFDAGDVPVVDLDGERVAGRMKPSSEVPMHRHIYRGYGSDAIVHTHSPWATTMAVLHEELPPIHYMIVSVGKRVPVAEYAPYGTEELAANVVAAMEEANATASFIENHGLVVTADDVETALEHTTHVEDLSRLYLQSSAVGDPVELLESELDTAIEQFEGYGQDA, from the coding sequence GTGAGCGACGCCGCGCCCGACGTGCTCGCGGACGCCCGCGAGGCGGTCGTCGAGTACGCCCCCGAACTCGCCCGGCTGACGCCCGGCCGGACGGGCAACCTCAGCGTCCGCGACGGCGACCGCTTCGCCGTCACGCCGACGGGCGTCGCCTACGACGCCTTCGACGCCGGCGACGTGCCCGTGGTCGACCTCGACGGCGAGCGCGTCGCCGGCCGGATGAAGCCCTCCAGCGAGGTGCCGATGCACCGCCACATCTACCGCGGCTACGGCTCAGACGCCATCGTCCACACCCACTCGCCGTGGGCAACGACGATGGCGGTGCTCCACGAGGAACTCCCGCCCATCCACTACATGATCGTCTCGGTCGGGAAGCGCGTCCCCGTCGCCGAGTACGCGCCCTACGGCACCGAGGAACTCGCGGCGAACGTCGTCGCCGCCATGGAGGAGGCGAACGCGACGGCGTCGTTCATCGAGAACCACGGTCTGGTCGTCACGGCCGACGACGTCGAGACGGCCCTCGAGCACACGACGCACGTCGAGGACCTCTCCCGGCTCTACCTCCAGTCGTCCGCCGTAGGCGACCCGGTTGAGCTCCTGGAGTCCGAACTCGACACCGCCATCGAACAGTTCGAGGGCTACGGACAGGACGCCTGA
- a CDS encoding DNA-directed RNA polymerase subunit A' has translation MAGQTPKEIGGINFGLMDPETYRDMSATKVITADTYDDDGFPIDMGLMDPRLGVIDPGLECRTCGKHSGSCNGHFGHIELAAPVIHVGFTKLIRRLLRATCRNCGRLALTAEEKEEYKDKLQRTKDLGGDPTDVLKSAVRQARKASTCPHCGEPQADIKHEKPTTYYEVQDVLSGDYSEIITRAMQPDEEEDAEAMSPMDLADETDIALDRINDILSGEFRPRKEDRKAIERALDIDLTIEDMNKLMPSDIRDWFEDIPDEDLEPLGIHPQKSRPEWMILTVLPVPPVTTRPSITLDNGQRSEDDLTHKLVDIIRINQRFMENREAGAPQLIIEDLWELLQYHVTTFVDNEISGTPPARHRSGRPLKTLSQRLKGKEGRFRGSLSGKRVNFSARTVISPDPTLSLNEVGVPERVAEEMTQVMNVSERNLDRARQYVRNGPEAHPGANYVKRPDGRRLKVTEKNCEELAEKVEADWEVNRHLVDGDIVIFNRQPSLHRMSIMAHEVVVMPYKTFRLNTTVCPPYNADFDGDEMNMHALQNEEARAEARVLMRVQEQMLSPRFGENIIGAIQDHISGTYLLTHDNPEFTETQALDLLRATSVDELPEPDGTNDAGEPVWTGRTVFSELLPDDLNLEFTSSAGDTVRIENGQLVEGTIDEDAVGGFGGEIVDTLTKVYSKTRARVFVNEVASLAMRAIMHFGFSLGIDDESIPPEANEQVDEAIGSAYERVQELIATYDAGELESLPGRSVDETLEMKIMQTLGKARDSAGEIAEDHFEDDNPAVIMARSGARGSMLNLTQMTGCVGQQAVRGERINRGYEDRTLAHYEPNDLSAEAHGFVENSYRSGLTPEEFFFHAMGGREGLVDTAVRTSKSGYLQRRLINALSELEAQYDGSVRDTSGTIVQFEFGEDGTSPVKVSSNEDSPIDVEQITDRVVDAEFASEEEKERFLGRKEPPTNLSEYAGPGLDKAGGVGVSDD, from the coding sequence ATGGCAGGACAAACACCCAAAGAGATCGGCGGCATCAACTTCGGGCTCATGGACCCGGAGACGTATCGGGACATGTCCGCGACGAAGGTCATCACCGCGGACACCTACGACGACGACGGCTTCCCCATCGACATGGGGCTGATGGACCCGCGGCTGGGCGTCATCGACCCCGGACTGGAGTGTCGCACCTGCGGCAAGCACTCCGGGTCGTGTAACGGGCACTTCGGCCACATCGAACTGGCCGCGCCCGTCATCCACGTCGGCTTCACCAAGCTCATCCGTCGGCTGCTGCGCGCGACCTGCCGTAACTGCGGTCGCCTCGCGCTCACCGCCGAAGAGAAGGAGGAGTACAAGGACAAGCTCCAGCGGACGAAGGACCTCGGCGGCGACCCGACGGACGTGCTGAAGTCGGCGGTCCGGCAGGCCCGCAAGGCGAGCACGTGCCCGCATTGCGGCGAGCCGCAGGCGGACATCAAACACGAGAAGCCGACCACCTACTACGAGGTGCAGGACGTGCTCTCGGGGGACTACTCCGAGATCATCACCCGCGCGATGCAGCCCGACGAGGAGGAGGACGCCGAGGCGATGTCCCCGATGGATCTGGCCGACGAGACGGACATCGCGCTCGACCGTATCAACGACATCCTCTCCGGGGAGTTCCGCCCGCGCAAGGAGGACCGCAAGGCGATCGAGCGGGCCCTCGACATCGACCTCACTATCGAGGACATGAACAAGCTGATGCCCAGCGACATCCGCGACTGGTTCGAGGACATCCCCGACGAGGACCTCGAGCCGCTGGGCATCCACCCTCAGAAGTCGCGACCGGAGTGGATGATCCTGACCGTGCTCCCCGTGCCGCCGGTCACGACGCGCCCCTCGATCACGCTGGACAACGGCCAGCGCTCGGAGGACGACCTCACCCACAAGCTGGTCGACATCATCCGGATCAACCAGCGGTTCATGGAGAACCGCGAGGCCGGCGCGCCCCAGCTCATCATCGAGGACCTCTGGGAGCTGCTCCAGTACCACGTGACGACGTTCGTGGACAACGAGATCTCCGGCACGCCGCCGGCGCGTCACCGCTCGGGCCGACCGCTGAAGACGCTCTCTCAGCGCCTCAAGGGCAAGGAGGGTCGCTTCCGCGGCTCGCTGTCCGGGAAGCGCGTGAACTTCTCCGCGCGGACCGTCATCAGCCCCGACCCCACGCTTAGCCTGAACGAGGTCGGCGTCCCCGAGCGGGTCGCCGAGGAGATGACGCAGGTGATGAACGTCTCCGAGCGCAACCTCGACCGCGCGCGCCAGTACGTGCGCAACGGCCCGGAGGCCCACCCCGGCGCGAACTACGTCAAGCGCCCCGACGGTCGCCGGCTGAAGGTGACCGAGAAGAACTGCGAGGAGCTGGCCGAGAAGGTCGAGGCCGACTGGGAGGTGAACCGGCACCTCGTCGACGGCGACATCGTGATCTTCAACCGGCAGCCCTCGCTGCACCGGATGTCGATCATGGCCCACGAGGTCGTGGTCATGCCGTACAAGACGTTCCGGCTGAACACGACCGTCTGCCCGCCGTACAACGCCGACTTCGACGGCGACGAGATGAACATGCACGCGCTCCAGAACGAGGAGGCCCGCGCGGAGGCGCGCGTCCTCATGCGCGTGCAAGAGCAGATGCTCTCGCCGCGCTTCGGCGAGAACATCATCGGCGCGATCCAGGACCACATCTCGGGCACGTACCTGCTGACCCACGACAACCCCGAGTTCACCGAGACGCAGGCGCTTGACCTGCTCCGGGCGACCTCGGTCGACGAGCTTCCGGAGCCGGACGGGACGAACGACGCCGGCGAGCCCGTCTGGACCGGTCGGACGGTGTTCTCGGAGCTGCTGCCGGACGACTTGAACCTCGAGTTCACGTCCTCGGCGGGCGACACCGTCCGGATCGAGAACGGCCAGCTCGTCGAGGGGACCATCGACGAGGACGCGGTCGGCGGGTTCGGCGGGGAGATCGTCGACACGCTGACGAAGGTCTACTCGAAGACCCGCGCCCGCGTGTTCGTCAACGAGGTGGCGTCGCTGGCGATGCGCGCCATCATGCACTTCGGCTTCTCGCTGGGCATCGACGACGAGTCGATCCCGCCGGAGGCGAACGAGCAGGTCGACGAGGCGATCGGCTCGGCCTACGAGCGCGTCCAGGAGCTGATCGCGACGTACGACGCGGGCGAACTCGAGAGCCTGCCCGGTCGCAGCGTCGACGAGACGCTGGAGATGAAGATCATGCAGACGCTCGGCAAGGCCCGCGACTCCGCGGGCGAGATCGCCGAGGACCACTTCGAGGACGACAACCCGGCGGTCATCATGGCCCGCTCGGGCGCGCGTGGGTCGATGCTGAACCTCACGCAGATGACCGGCTGCGTCGGTCAGCAGGCGGTTCGCGGCGAGCGCATCAACCGCGGCTACGAGGACCGAACGCTCGCCCACTACGAGCCGAACGACCTCTCGGCCGAGGCGCACGGCTTCGTGGAGAACTCCTACCGCTCGGGGCTGACGCCCGAGGAGTTCTTCTTCCACGCGATGGGCGGCCGCGAGGGGCTGGTCGACACGGCGGTCCGGACCTCCAAGTCCGGCTACCTCCAGCGCCGGCTCATCAACGCGCTCTCTGAGCTGGAGGCGCAGTACGACGGCTCGGTGCGGGATACCTCCGGCACCATCGTCCAGTTCGAGTTCGGCGAGGACGGCACCTCGCCGGTGAAGGTGTCCTCCAACGAGGACAGCCCGATCGACGTCGAACAGATCACCGACCGCGTCGTCGACGCCGAGTTCGCCTCCGAAGAGGAGAAGGAGCGCTTCCTCGGCCGCAAGGAGCCGCCGACGAACCTCTCGGAGTACGCCGGGCCCGGTCTCGACAAGGCCGGCGGCGTGGGGGTGAGCGATGACTGA
- a CDS encoding 30S ribosomal protein S12 has translation MANGKYAARKLKKDRQKRRWSDSEYARRERGLSEKSDPLEGAPQGRGIVLEKVGIEAKQPNSAIRKCVRVQLIKNGKQVTAFCPGDGAISFIDEHDEVTIAGIGGAKGRAMGDLSGVNYKVEKVNGVSMIELVRGNAEKPVR, from the coding sequence ATGGCGAACGGCAAATACGCCGCGCGCAAGCTCAAGAAGGACCGCCAGAAGCGACGGTGGTCCGACTCGGAGTACGCGCGCCGCGAGCGCGGTCTCTCGGAGAAGTCAGATCCCCTCGAAGGTGCCCCCCAGGGCCGCGGTATCGTCCTGGAGAAGGTGGGTATCGAGGCGAAACAGCCCAACTCGGCGATCCGGAAGTGCGTCCGGGTCCAGCTCATCAAGAACGGGAAGCAGGTCACCGCCTTCTGCCCGGGCGACGGCGCGATCTCGTTCATCGACGAGCACGACGAGGTCACCATCGCGGGGATCGGCGGCGCGAAGGGTCGCGCGATGGGCGACCTCTCGGGCGTCAACTACAAGGTCGAGAAGGTGAACGGCGTGTCGATGATCGAACTCGTCCGCGGTAACGCGGAGAAGCCCGTCCGATAA
- a CDS encoding 30S ribosomal protein S7 yields the protein MSESEQDADAEAEAPEPDAPADSEQAVENALLFGEWDVSEIEYSEPSTRRYMNVTPIAHTQGRHASKQFKKSEISLVERLVNRLMQTEENTGKKEQAQRIVRDAFDEIHARTEENPVQTLVEAVENAAPREETVRLKYGGISVPKAVDVAPQRRVDQSLKFIAEGVLGSSYKTTTSASEALADQLIGAARYDVQTYSISQKEETERVAAAAR from the coding sequence ATGAGCGAGTCAGAGCAAGACGCCGACGCCGAGGCCGAGGCACCGGAACCCGACGCGCCCGCCGACTCCGAGCAGGCCGTCGAGAACGCCCTGCTGTTCGGCGAGTGGGACGTCTCCGAGATCGAGTACTCCGAGCCGTCGACGCGACGGTACATGAACGTGACCCCCATCGCCCACACGCAGGGGCGTCACGCCTCGAAGCAGTTCAAGAAGTCCGAGATCTCGCTGGTCGAGCGGCTCGTCAACCGCCTGATGCAGACCGAGGAGAACACGGGCAAGAAGGAGCAGGCCCAGCGGATCGTCCGCGACGCCTTCGACGAGATCCACGCGCGCACCGAGGAGAATCCGGTGCAGACGCTCGTCGAGGCCGTCGAGAACGCCGCGCCGCGCGAGGAGACCGTCCGCCTGAAGTACGGCGGCATCTCCGTCCCGAAGGCGGTCGACGTCGCGCCCCAGCGCCGCGTCGACCAGTCGCTGAAGTTCATCGCCGAGGGCGTGCTGGGCTCCAGCTACAAGACGACGACCAGCGCCTCCGAGGCGCTCGCCGACCAGCTCATCGGTGCCGCGCGATACGACGTGCAGACGTACTCGATCTCCCAGAAGGAGGAGACCGAACGCGTCGCCGCCGCCGCGCGCTGA
- a CDS encoding DNA-directed RNA polymerase subunit A'', producing the protein MTDAGSVDRFVDAHESVTEDIALVVEDTELPRRLKNEIYENIDGRGGVTAEQANEIAQAAESRYLDTRVDPLDPVGTVSAQSIGEPGTQMSVPADERVVIRRGGETDVTEIGPLVDRLMESQDVREIDGHEVALAPDELEVPSLREDEQVEWKPVEEVSRHETPDELLRFELESGRTIRATKAHSFVTRRDNEVVPVAGDELDEGDWLPVVADVGASADAPETVDVREHLSAEDYWFTSTLTDGGAAATDGTFPVGDEQVANKRNSLDAGEIEEGYAYPVGGNVGLPEELPLDETTGFFVGAFLAEGNLTDYYVSVSNVDAEFQERVRAFAERFDLSVNEYENTSGFADSYDIRVNGTVLADLLCATCTEGGEKVVPGFAFGAPDEFVRALLRGYFSGDGNVGRNSIRASSVSNRLTAGVALLLSRVGVYATLGETDDSRTLRIPAKHVRRFNERVGIVGERGDELAELAATVDPDGPDATDQIPNFGDALGEVAADAGIPSRQVNAASNRQRIGRNRLAHFVDEATEAGVDSAALADLERAVDCDVVWDRIASIEAVESDHEHVYDFSVEGLETFTTAEGVITHNTMNTFHYAGVAEMDVTQGLPRLIELVDARKTPDTPIMVVHLDDEHATDREKAHEVVWQLEATKILALGDVSTNVADMVVSVDLNEETLLERWPTHDDPTEVAGIVADTIEDSLGVSTRHSGTNIQFGPDEPSYRQLLQLVEQLREIVFKGIEEVTRVVIRKEEVDDGDEEYVLYTEGSAFADALEIEGVDASRTTCNNIHEIYRTLGVEAARETIINETMETLEEQGLDDVNIRHLMLVSDIMTNRGTVESIGRHGISGSKDSVLARAAFEVTVNHLLDAAIHGEADDLNGVIENVIVGKPVSIGTGDVDLRMGSAPDPKSADD; encoded by the coding sequence ATGACTGACGCCGGCTCGGTCGACCGCTTCGTCGACGCCCACGAGTCGGTCACCGAGGACATCGCGCTCGTCGTCGAAGACACGGAGCTCCCGCGGCGGCTGAAGAACGAGATCTACGAGAACATCGACGGCCGCGGCGGCGTGACCGCCGAGCAGGCCAACGAGATCGCCCAGGCCGCCGAGTCGCGCTACCTCGACACGCGCGTCGACCCGCTGGACCCCGTGGGAACGGTGAGCGCTCAGAGTATCGGCGAGCCCGGGACGCAGATGAGCGTCCCCGCCGACGAGCGCGTCGTCATCCGTCGCGGCGGTGAAACGGACGTGACCGAGATCGGCCCGCTCGTCGACCGGCTCATGGAGTCGCAGGACGTTCGCGAGATCGACGGCCACGAGGTCGCGCTCGCGCCTGACGAACTGGAGGTCCCGAGCCTCCGCGAGGACGAGCAGGTCGAATGGAAACCCGTCGAGGAGGTCAGCCGCCACGAGACGCCCGACGAGTTGCTGCGGTTCGAACTGGAGTCGGGACGGACGATCCGCGCGACGAAGGCGCACTCGTTCGTCACCCGGCGTGACAACGAGGTCGTCCCGGTCGCCGGCGACGAACTGGACGAGGGCGACTGGCTTCCCGTCGTTGCAGACGTGGGCGCGTCCGCGGACGCACCGGAGACGGTCGACGTCCGTGAACACCTCTCGGCCGAGGACTACTGGTTCACGTCGACGCTGACGGACGGCGGTGCGGCGGCCACGGACGGGACGTTCCCTGTGGGCGACGAGCAGGTCGCCAACAAGCGGAACTCGCTCGACGCTGGCGAGATCGAAGAGGGGTACGCGTACCCTGTCGGCGGTAACGTCGGTCTGCCCGAGGAACTCCCGCTTGACGAAACAACCGGATTCTTCGTCGGCGCGTTCCTCGCCGAGGGTAACCTGACGGACTACTACGTGTCGGTCTCGAACGTCGACGCCGAGTTCCAAGAACGAGTCCGTGCGTTCGCGGAGCGGTTCGACCTCTCGGTGAACGAGTACGAGAACACGAGCGGCTTCGCGGACAGCTACGACATCCGCGTGAACGGGACGGTGCTCGCGGACCTGCTGTGTGCGACGTGTACCGAGGGCGGCGAGAAAGTCGTCCCCGGCTTCGCATTCGGCGCACCCGACGAGTTCGTCCGCGCGCTGCTTCGCGGCTACTTCAGCGGCGATGGGAACGTGGGAAGGAACTCGATCCGAGCCAGCTCAGTCAGCAACCGACTCACCGCAGGTGTCGCGCTGCTGCTGTCGCGGGTCGGCGTCTACGCCACGCTCGGTGAGACCGATGACTCGCGTACGCTTCGGATTCCCGCGAAGCACGTCCGGCGGTTCAACGAGCGTGTCGGAATCGTCGGCGAACGCGGCGACGAACTTGCCGAACTGGCCGCGACGGTCGACCCGGACGGTCCGGACGCGACCGACCAGATCCCGAACTTCGGTGACGCGCTTGGGGAGGTCGCAGCGGACGCCGGCATCCCGAGCAGACAGGTGAACGCTGCCTCCAACCGCCAGCGGATCGGCCGTAATCGCCTCGCCCACTTCGTCGACGAAGCCACCGAGGCCGGTGTCGACTCAGCAGCGCTCGCCGACCTCGAACGGGCAGTTGACTGCGACGTGGTCTGGGACCGAATCGCCTCGATCGAGGCGGTCGAGAGCGACCACGAGCACGTGTACGACTTCTCCGTCGAGGGACTGGAGACGTTCACCACCGCCGAGGGCGTCATCACACACAACACGATGAACACGTTCCACTACGCGGGCGTCGCGGAGATGGACGTGACTCAGGGGCTGCCGCGGCTCATCGAGCTGGTGGACGCCCGGAAGACGCCGGACACGCCGATCATGGTCGTCCACCTCGACGACGAGCACGCCACCGACCGCGAGAAGGCCCACGAGGTCGTCTGGCAGCTGGAGGCGACGAAGATCCTCGCGCTGGGCGACGTGTCGACCAACGTCGCGGACATGGTCGTCAGCGTCGACCTCAACGAGGAGACGCTGCTGGAGCGGTGGCCGACCCACGACGACCCGACCGAGGTCGCCGGTATCGTCGCCGACACCATCGAGGACTCGCTGGGCGTCAGCACGCGCCACTCGGGAACGAACATCCAGTTCGGCCCCGACGAGCCGAGCTACCGCCAGCTGCTCCAGTTAGTCGAACAGCTGCGCGAGATCGTGTTCAAGGGGATCGAGGAGGTGACCCGCGTCGTCATCCGCAAGGAGGAGGTGGACGACGGCGACGAGGAGTACGTCCTCTACACCGAGGGGTCGGCGTTCGCCGACGCCCTGGAGATCGAGGGCGTCGACGCCTCGCGGACGACGTGTAACAACATCCACGAGATCTACCGGACGCTCGGCGTCGAGGCCGCCCGCGAGACCATCATCAACGAGACAATGGAGACGCTCGAGGAGCAGGGCCTCGACGACGTGAACATCCGCCACCTGATGCTCGTCTCGGACATCATGACGAACCGCGGCACCGTCGAGTCGATCGGTCGCCACGGCATCTCCGGGTCGAAGGACTCCGTGCTCGCGCGCGCGGCGTTCGAGGTGACGGTGAACCACCTGCTCGACGCCGCGATCCACGGCGAGGCGGACGACCTCAACGGCGTCATCGAGAACGTCATCGTCGGGAAGCCCGTCTCGATCGGCACCGGCGACGTGGACCTCCGGATGGGCTCTGCGCCCGACCCGAAGTCCGCGGACGACTGA